The following are from one region of the Archangium lipolyticum genome:
- a CDS encoding response regulator, whose product MKILLVVDDEVGITDALTDLLSEEGYLVLVARNGKDGLKRIAEKRPDLVLLDYMMPVMDGREMLLALRADPAYQDLPVLLMSAMPRSSIPPDCKPSAFLRKPFELDQLLMEVGRLLAG is encoded by the coding sequence GTGAAGATCCTCCTCGTGGTGGACGACGAGGTTGGCATCACCGATGCGCTCACGGATCTGTTGAGCGAAGAGGGCTATCTCGTCCTGGTTGCTCGCAACGGCAAGGACGGCCTCAAGCGCATCGCCGAGAAACGGCCCGACCTCGTCCTGCTCGACTACATGATGCCGGTGATGGATGGGCGGGAGATGCTGCTGGCCCTCCGGGCGGACCCCGCGTACCAGGACCTGCCGGTGCTCCTGATGAGTGCCATGCCCCGCTCCAGCATCCCCCCGGACTGCAAGCCCTCCGCCTTCCTGCGCAAGCCCTTCGAGCTCGACCAACTCCTCATGGAAGTGGGCCGTTTGCTCGCCGGGTAG
- a CDS encoding ATPase domain-containing protein, giving the protein MREPMTERPQDRVPTGIPGLDLVLHGGFLRRGVYMFQGRPGAGKTILANQMCFHHAAQGGRVLYTTLLAETHERLLFNLEPLSFYDASRIPEQISYLSAFSTLEGGGLKGLVEVLRREVRARKATLLVVDGLVTVEESAETKKDFKKFIHELQIHASFAGCTILLLTSASSEPVGPEHTMVDGVLELTDNRLGRRAERELEVKKFRGSSYLRGGHAFQITRDGIVVLPRIEALLQEPSREDPCKTERVSTGIAQLDRMLKGGLPCASSSVLFGPTGAGKTTFGLQFLDESSKSEPGLLFGFYETPPRIFLKARALGLDLAKKQAQGVFDMLWYPPTERILDGLGNKLLAAVHERGVKRLFIDGVDGFMQSAAHPERISHFLAALTNELRVLGVTTVYTSELQDMFTSEVRLPISGVSSLVENILFLRFVELRSQLYRMLSIVKVRDSDYDSSLREFRITSQGIELADTFHSAQSILTGNAKVEDPPRSKRKGLLKKRSR; this is encoded by the coding sequence ATGCGCGAGCCGATGACGGAGCGGCCCCAAGACAGGGTTCCCACGGGGATACCAGGCCTGGACCTCGTGCTGCACGGCGGCTTCCTGCGCCGGGGCGTGTACATGTTCCAGGGCCGCCCCGGGGCGGGGAAGACCATCCTCGCCAACCAGATGTGCTTCCATCATGCCGCGCAAGGAGGCCGCGTCCTCTACACCACGCTGCTGGCGGAGACGCACGAGCGCCTGCTCTTCAACCTCGAGCCGCTCTCCTTCTACGATGCGTCACGCATCCCCGAGCAGATCTCCTACCTGAGCGCCTTCTCGACGCTGGAAGGGGGCGGTTTGAAGGGGCTCGTGGAGGTGCTCCGGCGCGAGGTACGTGCGCGCAAGGCCACCCTGCTCGTGGTGGACGGCCTGGTGACGGTGGAGGAGAGCGCCGAGACGAAGAAGGACTTCAAGAAGTTCATCCACGAGCTGCAGATCCACGCCAGCTTCGCCGGCTGCACCATCCTGCTGCTCACCAGCGCGAGCTCGGAGCCGGTGGGGCCAGAGCACACCATGGTGGACGGCGTGCTCGAGCTCACCGACAACCGGCTGGGCCGGCGCGCGGAGCGCGAGCTGGAGGTGAAGAAGTTCCGGGGCAGCAGCTACCTGCGCGGCGGCCACGCCTTTCAAATCACCCGCGACGGCATCGTGGTGCTCCCGCGCATCGAGGCGCTCTTGCAGGAGCCGTCCCGCGAGGACCCCTGCAAGACGGAGCGGGTGTCGACGGGAATCGCCCAGCTGGACCGGATGCTCAAGGGGGGCCTTCCGTGCGCGTCCTCCTCCGTCCTCTTCGGTCCCACCGGGGCGGGCAAGACGACGTTCGGATTGCAGTTCCTCGACGAGTCGAGCAAGTCGGAGCCGGGCCTCCTCTTCGGCTTCTACGAGACGCCGCCGCGCATCTTCCTCAAGGCCCGGGCGCTGGGGCTCGATCTGGCGAAGAAGCAGGCCCAGGGTGTCTTCGACATGCTGTGGTATCCACCCACCGAGCGCATCCTCGATGGGCTCGGCAACAAGCTCCTCGCGGCGGTGCACGAGCGGGGCGTGAAGAGGCTCTTCATCGACGGGGTGGACGGCTTCATGCAGTCGGCCGCCCATCCCGAGCGCATCAGCCACTTCCTGGCCGCGCTCACCAATGAGCTGCGGGTGTTGGGCGTCACCACGGTGTACACCAGCGAGCTGCAAGACATGTTCACCTCCGAGGTGAGGCTGCCGATCAGTGGTGTCTCGAGCCTCGTCGAGAACATCCTCTTCCTGCGCTTCGTGGAGCTGCGCTCGCAGCTCTACCGGATGCTGTCCATCGTCAAGGTGCGTGATAGCGACTACGACTCCTCCCTCCGGGAGTTCCGCATCACCTCCCAGGGGATCGAGCTCGCCGACACCTTCCACAGTGCCCAGTCCATCCTGACGGGTAATGCGAAGGTGGAGGACCCGCCACGGTCCAAGCGCAAGGGCCTGCTCAAGAAGCGGAGCCGGTAG